The proteins below are encoded in one region of Mangifera indica cultivar Alphonso chromosome 7, CATAS_Mindica_2.1, whole genome shotgun sequence:
- the LOC123220297 gene encoding trigger factor-like isoform X2, with product MEIAVKPFLIGVNPRVNNTLYHKHMVNVSAPTVSSKRARFGPRRNCKTPELSTRSHKYCSSVFAVLSGVEDVSVSSSQFDDFLVTISGTDDTRKLKVSVEVSGTKTRAIFDDVFDKMVAEAQPIPGFRRVKGGKTPNIPRDILLEVLGPSKVYKEVIKKVINSTIAEYVEKEGLKVSTDLRVEQSFEDLEDMFEPDEKFSFDAVIQLQETD from the exons ATGGAAATAGCCGTTAAACCCTTCCTCATAGGCGTAAACCCTAGAGTAAACAAC ACGCTTTATCACAAACACATGGTGAACGTCTCTGCTCCAACAGTTTCTTCCAAAAGAGCACGTTTTGGGCCTCGAAGGAACTGCAAAACACCTGAGCTTTCTACAAG GAGTCATAAATATTGTTCGTCTGTTTTTGCTGTATTATCAG GAGTGGAAGATGTCAGTGTTTCTTCATCTCAATTTGATGACTTCTTGGTTACCATCTCTGGAACTGATGACACTAGAAAATTGAAG GTAAGCGTAGAGGTATCTGGTACTAAAACTCGAGCAATTTTTGATGATGTATTTGATAAAATGGTTGCTGAAGCCCAGCCAATTCCAGGCTTTCGACGAGTAAAAGGAG GAAAAACTCCGAAT ATACCTAGAGACATTTTGTTAGAAGTCCTTGGACCTTCTAAAGTCTATAAAGAAGTTATCAAGAAAGTAATTAACTCCACCATTGCAGAGTATGTTGAAAAG GAAGGTTTAAAAGTAAGTACAGACTTGAGAGTTGAGCAGAGCTTTGAAGATCTTGAGGATATGTTTGAACCAGATGAAAAGTTCAGCTTTGATGCTGTCATTCAGCTTCAGGAAACAGACTGA
- the LOC123220297 gene encoding trigger factor-like isoform X3: MEIAVKPFLIGVNPRTLYHKHMVNVSAPTVSSKRARFGPRRNCKTPELSTRSHKYCSSVFAVLSGVEDVSVSSSQFDDFLVTISGTDDTRKLKVSVEVSGTKTRAIFDDVFDKMVAEAQPIPGFRRVKGGKTPNIPRDILLEVLGPSKVYKEVIKKVINSTIAEYVEKEGLKVSTDLRVEQSFEDLEDMFEPDEKFSFDAVIQLQETD; encoded by the exons ATGGAAATAGCCGTTAAACCCTTCCTCATAGGCGTAAACCCTAGA ACGCTTTATCACAAACACATGGTGAACGTCTCTGCTCCAACAGTTTCTTCCAAAAGAGCACGTTTTGGGCCTCGAAGGAACTGCAAAACACCTGAGCTTTCTACAAG GAGTCATAAATATTGTTCGTCTGTTTTTGCTGTATTATCAG GAGTGGAAGATGTCAGTGTTTCTTCATCTCAATTTGATGACTTCTTGGTTACCATCTCTGGAACTGATGACACTAGAAAATTGAAG GTAAGCGTAGAGGTATCTGGTACTAAAACTCGAGCAATTTTTGATGATGTATTTGATAAAATGGTTGCTGAAGCCCAGCCAATTCCAGGCTTTCGACGAGTAAAAGGAG GAAAAACTCCGAAT ATACCTAGAGACATTTTGTTAGAAGTCCTTGGACCTTCTAAAGTCTATAAAGAAGTTATCAAGAAAGTAATTAACTCCACCATTGCAGAGTATGTTGAAAAG GAAGGTTTAAAAGTAAGTACAGACTTGAGAGTTGAGCAGAGCTTTGAAGATCTTGAGGATATGTTTGAACCAGATGAAAAGTTCAGCTTTGATGCTGTCATTCAGCTTCAGGAAACAGACTGA
- the LOC123220297 gene encoding uncharacterized protein LOC123220297 isoform X4, protein MEIAVKPFLIGVNPRVNNANFTTLYHKHMVNVSAPTVSSKRARFGPRRNCKTPELSTRSHKYCSSVFAVLSGVEDVSVSSSQFDDFLVTISGTDDTRKLKVSVEVSGTKTRAIFDDVFDKMVAEAQPIPGFRRVKGGKTPNEGLKVSTDLRVEQSFEDLEDMFEPDEKFSFDAVIQLQETD, encoded by the exons ATGGAAATAGCCGTTAAACCCTTCCTCATAGGCGTAAACCCTAGAGTAAACAACGCAAATTTCAct ACGCTTTATCACAAACACATGGTGAACGTCTCTGCTCCAACAGTTTCTTCCAAAAGAGCACGTTTTGGGCCTCGAAGGAACTGCAAAACACCTGAGCTTTCTACAAG GAGTCATAAATATTGTTCGTCTGTTTTTGCTGTATTATCAG GAGTGGAAGATGTCAGTGTTTCTTCATCTCAATTTGATGACTTCTTGGTTACCATCTCTGGAACTGATGACACTAGAAAATTGAAG GTAAGCGTAGAGGTATCTGGTACTAAAACTCGAGCAATTTTTGATGATGTATTTGATAAAATGGTTGCTGAAGCCCAGCCAATTCCAGGCTTTCGACGAGTAAAAGGAG GAAAAACTCCGAAT GAAGGTTTAAAAGTAAGTACAGACTTGAGAGTTGAGCAGAGCTTTGAAGATCTTGAGGATATGTTTGAACCAGATGAAAAGTTCAGCTTTGATGCTGTCATTCAGCTTCAGGAAACAGACTGA
- the LOC123220297 gene encoding uncharacterized protein LOC123220297 isoform X5, with translation MEIAVKPFLIGVNPRVNNANFTTLYHKHMVNVSAPTVSSKRARFGPRRNCKTPELSTRSHKYCSSVFAVLSGVEDVSVSSSQFDDFLVTISGTDDTRKLKVSVEVSGTKTRAIFDDVFDKMVAEAQPIPGFRRVKGGKTPNIPRDILLEVLGPSKVYKEVIKKVINSTIAEYVEKV, from the exons ATGGAAATAGCCGTTAAACCCTTCCTCATAGGCGTAAACCCTAGAGTAAACAACGCAAATTTCAct ACGCTTTATCACAAACACATGGTGAACGTCTCTGCTCCAACAGTTTCTTCCAAAAGAGCACGTTTTGGGCCTCGAAGGAACTGCAAAACACCTGAGCTTTCTACAAG GAGTCATAAATATTGTTCGTCTGTTTTTGCTGTATTATCAG GAGTGGAAGATGTCAGTGTTTCTTCATCTCAATTTGATGACTTCTTGGTTACCATCTCTGGAACTGATGACACTAGAAAATTGAAG GTAAGCGTAGAGGTATCTGGTACTAAAACTCGAGCAATTTTTGATGATGTATTTGATAAAATGGTTGCTGAAGCCCAGCCAATTCCAGGCTTTCGACGAGTAAAAGGAG GAAAAACTCCGAAT ATACCTAGAGACATTTTGTTAGAAGTCCTTGGACCTTCTAAAGTCTATAAAGAAGTTATCAAGAAAGTAATTAACTCCACCATTGCAGAGTATGTTGAAAAG GTTTAA
- the LOC123220297 gene encoding uncharacterized protein LOC123220297 isoform X1: MEIAVKPFLIGVNPRVNNANFTTLYHKHMVNVSAPTVSSKRARFGPRRNCKTPELSTRSHKYCSSVFAVLSGVEDVSVSSSQFDDFLVTISGTDDTRKLKVSVEVSGTKTRAIFDDVFDKMVAEAQPIPGFRRVKGGKTPNIPRDILLEVLGPSKVYKEVIKKVINSTIAEYVEKEGLKVSTDLRVEQSFEDLEDMFEPDEKFSFDAVIQLQETD, encoded by the exons ATGGAAATAGCCGTTAAACCCTTCCTCATAGGCGTAAACCCTAGAGTAAACAACGCAAATTTCAct ACGCTTTATCACAAACACATGGTGAACGTCTCTGCTCCAACAGTTTCTTCCAAAAGAGCACGTTTTGGGCCTCGAAGGAACTGCAAAACACCTGAGCTTTCTACAAG GAGTCATAAATATTGTTCGTCTGTTTTTGCTGTATTATCAG GAGTGGAAGATGTCAGTGTTTCTTCATCTCAATTTGATGACTTCTTGGTTACCATCTCTGGAACTGATGACACTAGAAAATTGAAG GTAAGCGTAGAGGTATCTGGTACTAAAACTCGAGCAATTTTTGATGATGTATTTGATAAAATGGTTGCTGAAGCCCAGCCAATTCCAGGCTTTCGACGAGTAAAAGGAG GAAAAACTCCGAAT ATACCTAGAGACATTTTGTTAGAAGTCCTTGGACCTTCTAAAGTCTATAAAGAAGTTATCAAGAAAGTAATTAACTCCACCATTGCAGAGTATGTTGAAAAG GAAGGTTTAAAAGTAAGTACAGACTTGAGAGTTGAGCAGAGCTTTGAAGATCTTGAGGATATGTTTGAACCAGATGAAAAGTTCAGCTTTGATGCTGTCATTCAGCTTCAGGAAACAGACTGA
- the LOC123221328 gene encoding signal recognition particle 14 kDa protein yields MGFLQPDPFLNELTSMFERNREKGSVWVTFKRSSMKSKVQTNKMMTSGESIEYRCLIRATDGKQKISTTVGAKDHQRFQASYATLLKAHMAALKKRERKDRKKAAEGDKKDGASNKKPKPKRV; encoded by the exons ATG GGCTTTTTGCAACCCGATCCGTTTCTGAATGAATTGACTAGCATGTTTGAGCGAAATAGAGAGAAGGGCTCTGTTTGGGTTACTTTCAAACGAT CATCAATGAAGTCTAAGgttcaaacaaataaaatgatgactTCGGGAGAATCCATTGAATATCGATGCCTCATCCGTGCTACTGATGGGAAACAAAAGATTTCTACAACG GTTGGGGCAAAGGATCACCAGCGCTTTCAAGCTTCCTATGCTACTCTTCTCAAGGCTCACATGGCTGCTCTAAAGAAGAGGGAGAGGAAGGACCGGAAAAAGGCTGCAGAGGGAGATAAAAAAGATGGAGCTTCAAATAAAAAGCCAAAGCCAAAGAGAGTGTGA
- the LOC123221327 gene encoding uncharacterized protein LOC123221327, with protein MSCIQGNGLCKSGVVLPNRADLRSVPCKTSRALVTLNGTTSYPLFMPRLRGRQPRGVVCVLGGKDKSEDEKHPWEAFGKNMGNLKGQSIEDLLRQQIEKKEYYNGSGGKSPPRDGGGGGGSSSGGNGSGDSRDETGKRILATIFVILVYICFIDGVELVRLTNDFIKYLLKGKKSVRLKNTMYKWERVWKILTEKVCEKFRQETNNSAWLNCPKYRRLL; from the exons ATGAGTTGCATTCAGGGAAATGGGTTGTGCAAGTCTGGTGTGGTTCTGCCGAACAGGGCTGATTTGAGGAGCGTGCCGTGCAAGACAAGTAGGGCGTTGGTGACGCTGAATGGGACGACGTCGTACCCACTATTCATGCCTCGGTTGAGAGGGCGGCAACCACGAGGGGTTGTTTGCGTTCTGGGAGGCAAAGACAAGTCAGAAGACGAG AAACATCCATGGGAAGCTTTTGGAAAAAATATGGGAAATTTGAAGGGACAGTCAATTGAGGATTTGCTTCGACAGCAGATTGAGAAGAAAGAATACTATAATGGAAGCGGTGGCAAGAGTCCGCCAcgtgatggtggtggtggtggtggcagcAGCAGCGGTGGAAATGGTTCTGGAGATTCAAGGGATGAAACTGGAAAACGGATATTAGCAACAATTTTCGTCATACTCGTG TACATTTGCTTCATAGATGGTGTTGAGCTGGTTCGGTTAACAAACGATTTCATAAAGTATCTccttaaaggaaaaaagagcGTCCGCTTGAAGAACACTATGTATAAATGGGAAAGAGTCTGGAAAATCCTGACAGAGAAGGTTTGTGAGAAGTTTCGGCAAGAGACGAACAACTCAGCATGGCTCAACTGTCCCAAGTATAGGCGTCTTCTTTGA
- the LOC123219992 gene encoding 2-(3-amino-3-carboxypropyl)histidine synthase subunit 2, giving the protein MEFEANYEISATADFIHSRKFTRVALQFPDNLLKDATRVVQALKSKLLSLRDSRGEKNGDNKDVGLYVMADTTFGSCCVDEIGASHINADCVIHYGHTCLSPTSTLPAFFVFGKASVNVPNCVKNLSKNPSTNGKPILVLYGLEYAHAIPHIREALKEASCSDVSGPLEINYANVMSTVIYPAENHKSVNELAGGCTADDISSAVAGTRYAIGGLIWNIPDGHKMEDYMLFWIGSDNSAFANVVLTFNSSEIVRYDAAEERLVTDVSRQLKILKRRYYLVEKAKDANIVGILVGTLGVAGYLHMIHQMKELITKAGKKTYTFAMGRPNPAKLANFPECDVFITVACAQTALLDSKEFFAPVITPFEAMLAFSRGGQWTGAYTMEFRDLISSSPVEARDQAEEARFSFIRGGYVEDIDHQENVNDEQDKEGALALVTATEKALLLQDGNLNTLIKGTAKSGAEFFIGRSYHGLEINGDGSSPQPYIVGRSGKASGYEDEKK; this is encoded by the exons ATGGAATTTGAAGCAAATTACGAGATTTCTGCCACCGCCGATTTCATTCACAGTCGGAAGTTCACTAGAGTCGCTTTGCAG ttccCGGATAATTTACTGAAGGATGCAACAAGGGTAGTCCAAGCTCTAAAGTCTAAGCTTTTGTCTCTCAGAGATTCCAGGGGAGAAAAAAATGGGGATAACAAAGATGTTGGATTGTATGTGATGGCAGACACAACTTTTGGTAGTTGTTGCGTTGATGAGATTGGAGCATCTCATATTAATGCTGATTGTGTCATACATTATGGACATACATGTCTTAGCCC GACTTCAACACTTCCTGCGTTCTTTGTTTTTGGAAAGGCTTCCGTCAATGTACCCAATTGTGTAAAGAATCTATCAAAGAATCCTTCAACAAATGGAAAACCTATTTTG GTCCTTTATGGGCTGGAATATGCACATGCAATACCTCACATTAGAGAAGCACTGAAAGAAGCATCGTGCTCTGATGTGTCTGGACCATTAGAAATTAATTATGCTAATGTTATGTCTACAGTTATATATCCAGCGGAAAATCATAAAAGTGTCAATGAACTGGCTGGTGGCTGTACTGCTGATGATATTTCTAGTGCGGTAGCTGGTACTAGGTATGCCATTGGAGGCTTGATCTGGAATATTCCAGATGGACATAAAATGGAGGACTACATGCTTTTCTGGATTGGTTCTGACAATTCAGCTTTTGCAAATGTTGTATTGACATTTAACAGTTCTGAAATAG TCAGATATGATGCAGCAGAGGAACGCCTGGTGACAGATGTATCTCGCCAGTTAAAGATTCTTAAGCGTAG ATATTACCTGGTGGAGAAAGCAAAGGATGCTAACATTGTTGGAATTTTGGTCGGAACTCTTGGTGTTG CTGGTTATCTTCATATGATTCATCAGATGAAAGAGTTGATAACAAAAGCAGGGAAAAAGACCTATACTTTTGCTATGGGAAGACCAAACCCTGCAAAACTTGCAAACTTTCCTGAG TGTGATGTTTTCATTACTGTTGCCTGCGCTCAAACTGCTCTTTTGGATAGCAAAGAGTTCTTCGCTCCAGTTATAACTCCATTTGAAGCTATGCTGGCTTTCAGCAG AGGAGGTCAATGGACAGGAGCCTATACAATGGAATTTCGAGATTTGATTAGTTCTTCACCAGTTGAGGCAAGGGATCAGGCAGAAGAAGCTAGGTTTTCCTTTATCAGAGGTGGATATGTGGAAGATATCGACCATCAAG aAAACGTCAACGATGAGCAAGACAAGGAAGGAGCTCTTGCTCTAGTGACCGCAACAGAGAAGGCTCTGCTATTGCAAGATGGAAATCTTAACACTCTCATCAAGGGAACAGCCAAATCTGGAGCTGAGTTTTTCATAGGTCGATCTTATCATGGCCTTGAAATAAATGGTGATGGTTCTTCGCCACAACCATATATAGTCGGTAGAAGTGGCAAGGCATCGGGGTATGAGGATGAGAAAAAGTAA
- the LOC123220378 gene encoding endochitinase PR4-like — protein MMEISINKKSLITITLLVVLAGVVPKCAKGGSCDCGSDQCCSQYGHCGYGDSYCGYGCQAGPCYNGTYTYQCNCGDGLCCSQYGYCGSGEAYCGSGCQAGPCYNGTYNPSPSEYCNCAETHCCSQYGYCGSSDAYCGYGCQSGPCSSSSNPNNVSIEAVVTSRFFYGIAGQASDSCPGKGFYTRNAFLYATESFPYYGRVGTYTDSLREVAASFAHFSYETGNFCCIEEPHGASIDYCDESYTDYSCVKGQCYYGRGPIQLQWNYNYGEAGDEIGFDGLSNPSTVAKDNVVSFKTAIWYWVTRLQPKLTKGFGATIKAFKPSECNGGNPSAVRARVNLYTKYCDELGVDPGDYLYC, from the exons ATGATGGAAATTTCCATCAATAAAAAAAGCCTTATAACAATTACTCTTCTTGTGGTTCTCGCCGGAGTTGTGCCAAAATGTGCAAAGGGTGGAAGTTGTGACTGTGGCTCAGACCAATGTTGCAGCCAATATGGCCATTGCGGCTATGGCGATTCCTACTGCGGCTACGGCTGCCAAGCTGGCCCGTGTTACAACGGGACGTATACCTACCAATGCAACTGCGGTGACGGCTTGTGTTGCAGCCAATACGGTTATTGTGGCTCTGGCGAAGCCTATTGTGGCTCTGGTTGCCAAGCCGGGCCTTGTTACAATGGCACTTATAACCCTTCACCTTCTGAGTACTGCAACTGCGCTGAGACTCATTGTTGCAGTCAATATGGGTATTGTGGCTCTAGTGATGCATATTGTGGCTATGGCTGCCAGTCAGGTCCTTGCTCTTCATCGTCAAACCCTAATAATGTTTCTATAGAAGCAGTTGTGACATCTCGGTTTTTCTATGGCATTGCTGGGCAGGCATCGGATAGTTGTCCTGGGAAAGGGTTTTATACAAGAAATGCATTCCTCTATGCCACTGAATCCTTTCCTTATTATGGTAGAGTTGGTACTTACACCGATTCTTTGCGTGAAGTTGCTGCTTCTTTTGCTCATTTCAGTTATGAAACTGGAA ACTTTTGCTGTATAGAAGAGCCGCACGGTGCCTCTATAGACTACTGTGACGAAAGCTATACAGACTACTCTTGTGTTAAAGGCCAGTGCTACTACGGCCGAGGCCCCATTCAACTACAATGGAATTACAATTACGGTGAAGCCGGCGACGAAATTGGGTTTGACGGATTATCCAATCCTTCAACCGTCGCAAAAGACAACGTAGTATCTTTCAAAACTGCCATATGGTACTGGGTTACTCGCCTTCAGCCAAAATTAACGAAAGGTTTTGGGGCTACAATAAAAGCCTTTAAGCCTTCAGAGTGCAATGGAGGAAACCCTAGTGCCGTTAGGGCTCGTGTTAACCTTTATACTAAGTATTGCGACGAACTTGGTGTTGATCCTGGAGATTATCTCTATTGTTAG